Part of the Nitrospirota bacterium genome, TTACCCCGGTGAGGCTAACATTTCTTTCCGTAAATGCATCTGGAGGTAACAGCTCACGGTGCGTTCCGCTGCAGAGAAAATGCCGATGCTGTCCTCATAGCTCCTCCGGTGGAAAGCGAAAAAAGGCTTGTTCACAAGCTACGGGATCGGCTCAATTTACCGACACTTTTCATCAGGTCACTAAAAAAGCACAATTCTCAACCGCATACTTTCCGGGTACGCGGTGTGGCGCCTATCACGAAGGAATGTCCATGCTGTTTCGAAGGAAGCGAATAAAAAAACTTTCGCTCTACGCTGAGTCTCTGAACGGGAAGAACGGGCTCGAGATTGGCGGACCTTCGCACATCTTTACCGATCGCGGACTGATCCCGCTCTACCGGGTCATGGGAGGCATTGACGGCTGTAACTTCTGTGAACAGACAATATGGCAGGGAACGCTTAAGCAGGGGGCCGGAAATTACCAATATCACAATAAGAGGCCCGGCGGGTATCAATACCTGCTCGAGGCGACAGGCCTGCACGGCATTGCCCCGGGAACATATGACGCAGTACTGTCGAGCCACTGTATCGAGCATAGCGCAAATCCAATCAAGGCCCTGTCTGAGTGGATCAGGGTCTTGAAGACCGGCGGCATGCTGGTGCTGGTTGTTCCTCATAAGGACGGGACCTTCGATCATAAGAGGCCCCTGACGACGCTGGAACATCTTATTTTGGATTATGATCGGTCGACCGGGGAGGGCGACCTCGGACATCTCCCGGAGATACTGGAACATCATGATCTGGCTATGGACCCGCCCTCGGGAGATTTCGAATCATTCCGGCGGCGGTCCCTGCAGAACATTGAGAACCGCTGCCTGCATCAGCATGTGTTCGATACCGATCTCGTCGTACGCATTGTGGACTACTCGGGTCTTGAGATCCTGGACCTGCAAACAGTCCTGCCCTATCACATCATCGTGCTCGCACGGAAGAATTCCGGCATCAGGCACGACAACTCGTCCTTTCTGTCGTCATCGGCTTCGTACCAGAGAACATCCCCGTTCTCGTCAGACAGGAATGCGCGGTAATGTGCAGAGCGCCGAGCATCCTGCACTGAATTATTCTACTGTCATCACGTGAAAAGTCTGATCAAAGGGCGCCTTCGATGACCACAGAGAACGAATACTATTCTAATATAAGAAAAGATATTTTGCCGTTGTTGCCTGCTCAGCTCAATCGGGTCCTGGAAGTCGGCTGCGGTACCGGGAACACTTTAGCATGGCTGAAGGAAAATCGCGGGTGCGAGTGGATTGGCGGTGTGGAAATGAACCGTGCGGCCGCAACTCAAGCAGCGGCCAAACTGGATGCTTTATACCAGGGGAACATCGAACAACTCGATCTTCCGATACTCCCTTCAACGTTGGACCTCATTCTCTGCCTGGATGTTCTTGAACACCTGGTAGATCCCTGGCAGGTCACCTCGAGTCTCCAGAGGTTACTCAAGCCCGGCGGCTCGCTGATCATTAGTGTTCCAAACATCAGGAACAGAAGGATCCTCTTCCCGCTTCTGTTCAAGGGAAAATGGGAATATACTGAAGCTGGGATTCTCGATAAAACGCATTTGCGGTTTTTTGTTCGGGAAACCGCAATAAAGCTTGTTGAATCTGCAGGTTTTGATGTCGATATGATTCGTACTACCGGTCTGGAGCGCAAAACAAAAAAATCGAGGATCTTTATTTCCCTGCTTCCGGAATCGATCCGGTCCTTTCTTATACTTCAATATGTCATACGAGGAATCAAGCCTCTCTCAGGGGGACCTCCGTTGAAGGGCCATTTGAAAAGAGAACACTCGTCCATGCGGTTTTCCCGCCTTTAAGCGATCTTGAGATCTGCCGGCTATTATTCAGCCATAGATTTGTAGATAAAAATCAAGTCCTTTCCTTGCCGCTTTCCCCCTTTTCGATTGACTTTTCGCGCCCATGAGGCTAATATTTCAATCTATTTTCGGTCTGCCCGCGGGTCAAAACACCATGAAAATAGAGGATTTCCAGAATGCCCAAAGTCCAATTCATCTTTGCGATCCACAACCATCAGCCCGTCGGGAACTTCGATTTCGTTGCGGAAGAGGCGTATCGCAAGTCCTACCTTCCGTTCATTGAACTGCTGGAGCGCCACCCGCGGATCAGGGTAACCCTTCACTACACGGGCATTCTCTATCGCTACTTTGAGAAGCATCATCCCGATTTCATCGACCGGCTCAAGCGGCTCGCGGCGGACGGAAGGGCGGAGATCCTCTCCGGCGGGTTCTACGAACCGATCCTCGCCGTGCTGCCCGACGAAGACAAGGTCGGCCAGATCCGCGCGCTGTCGGCTTATATCGGCCGCGTGATCGGCCGGCAGCCGGAAGGCATGTGGCTCGCGGAGCGCGTCTGGGAGCCGCATATGCCCAAGTTCATTTCAGCGGCCGGCATCAATCACGTTGTGGTGGACGACTTCCACTTCAAGATGGCCGGCCTCCACGACGACGAGCTCGACGGCTATTATCTGACGGAAGAGCAGGACGCGGTGGTGCGTATCTTCCCGGGGAGCGAGCGGTTGCGCTACCTGATCCCGTTCCATCAGCCCGAGGAGACGATCGCCCATCTTTCCGGGCTCCGCTCCCCGGAGCGGAACAGGCTGGCGGTCATGGCCGATGACGGGGAAAAGTTCGGCGTCTGGCCGGAGACCTACCGGTCCGTATACGAAGAAGGCTGGCTCGAGCGGTTCTTTACCCTGATCGAGCAGAATGCCGGCTGGCTCGAGACCACGACCTTTTCCGGGTATTTGCAGAAGGAGCCGGCGCTTGGAAGGATCTACCTGCCCACGGCATCCTACATGGAAATGGGCGAGTGGTCGCTCCCGCCGCGTGCCATGAAGGAGTACGACGACGTCCTGGCCAGGGCGAAGAGCGGCCCTGACTTCGATTTGATCCGTCCCTTCATCAAGGGCGGTTTCTGGCGGAATTTTCTCTCCAAGTACCCGGAAAGCAACCACATGCACAAGCGCATGCTGATGGTGAGCCGCAAGGTGCGCGAGGCGATCGATACGGGAAGGAAAGGCTCCGAGGCATCGCGCATGGTCGACCATTTGTACCAGTCCCAGTGCAATGACGCGTACTGGCACGGCGTGTTCGGGGGGCTCTACCTGCCCCACCTGAGGTCGGCCGTGTACGAGCATCTGATCCAGGCGGAGTATCTTGCGGACAAGGCGCTCAAGACGGGCAGGGCGGAAGGGGCAGGGGGCAAGGGGACAACCCGGAAAGAAAAGGCGTCCTGGCTCGATATCGAGGCCGGGGATTTCGACGCGGACGGCCGCGAAGAAGTGATGCTGAACTCCGAGCTCCTGAACCTCTTTGTCGATCCGGCAGACGGCGGCAGGCTCGCCGAGCTGGACTGGAAGCCCCGCTCCTTCAACCTTGCGAATACGCTGACCCGGAGGAACGAGGTCTATCACGAGAAACTGCTCCAGCTGGCAAGGGACGCTGCGGCAGGCCAGTCCGGGGGCGGCGCGAAAACGATCCATGAGCGGGTTGCCGTGAAGGAGGAGGGGCTTCAGGACCACCTCACGTACGACCGGTACAGCCGCGGGTCGCTCCTCGACCATTTCCTGGGATCGGGCGCGGACCTCGAGGGCTTCATGCGGTCCGACTATCCCGAGGCCGGCGATTTTCTCACCGGCGCGTACGTGATGCGATCGAAAAAGACGGGCTCCCGGTCATCGGTGGTCCTTGAGCGCGACGGAGCCGTTTCCGGGCTGGCCGTGAAGCTCCACAAAGAGATCTCGCTCGCCGGCGGAGCTCCGGAGTTCACGGTCCACTACGAGATCACGAACCGCAGCAAAGAAGAATTGAATGCCAGTTTCGGCTCGGAGTTCAACATTTCGCTCCTTGCCGGGAACGCCCCCGACCGCTACTACGACATCCCGGGGCATGTGCTGGACAGGAGGAACCTCGCGTCCACGGGCGAAACGAACAATGTGAGCCGGGTGAGCCTCGTCGACGAGTGGCTCAAGCTCAAGCTGACGCTCGCCTTCAGCCAGCCGGCCGCGCTCTGGCGGGCGCCGGTGGAGACCGTCTCTCAGTCCGAAGCGGGATTCGAGCGCGTGTACCAGAGCTCGATGGTGATGCCTCTCTGGCGCATATCGCTCAGGCCGGGCGCGGCCTGGGAAACGACGATCACGGTTGCCATCGAGTAACGAATGGACAATGAAAAATGAAGAAGGGTCATAAAGGTCAGAGAAGCGAGGTTGTAATAAGCATGAAGAAGATCATAGTTCTGTTTCTGTTCGTCCTGTTCCTCGGTTCAGCAGCAATCGCCGCGGACAAGCCGCTCGGCGTCGAGGAGTTCACGTCGGTGGAGGAGCTCGCCGTGTCCCTGTCGACGTACTTCCCCAAGGCCCAGGGCGACGTGAAGGCCGTTCAGGGCGACCGTCTGACGCTGTCGCTCGCGAAGAAGGACGGCATCATCCCCGGCATGATGCTCACGCTCTGGCGCGACGGCAAGGAGATCCTGCACCCCGTGACGAACGCGGTGATCGGAAGGGCCGAGGACGAGATCGGCACGATCGAGGTGACCAGCGTCGGCGAGGCGTCCTCGACGGCAATCATGAAGAAAAAGCTGAAGGACCCGGCGGTCGGAGACCGGGCGCGGATCACTCCCCGGCGGATCAACCTCGCGGTCCTTCCGATCCAGCCGGACCATCCGGAGATCGTCCGGACCCTCGTCGAGCGGTTGAACGAGTTCGGCAGGTTCAACGTGCTCGACCCGGACAAAGTGTATGCCTTCGTGAGGAACAGCAAGACCATGGGCACCTCCACGGTGAAGGAACTGGGGACCGCCTTCGGCCTGGACGCCGTCATTTCCCTCGGCATGTATCCTTCCGAGGGCAGGCTCATGGTGACCGCGCGGATCTTCTACACCGAGGACGCGAGCCAGCTCGACACGATCGTGGCCATGCTCAATCTCCAGTCCAAAAAGACTTCGCTCGGCGAGATCAAGCCCTACTTCGTCCCCGTGAAGGAGGAAAGTACGATCAGCGCGGAACTGCCCTTTGTGGCACAGTCCTTTGTTTCCGCGGATTTCGAAGGCGACGGCAGACTGGAATATGCCTTTTCCGACGGGACCAGGGTCCATGTGTACCGGAACGAACCCTCGGGCTGGCGCGAGGTATGGACCGAGATCCCCGCGCACAAGCCTGGCGCAGTCATGGAGTGGCAGGGCCAGACCACGGTCACCGAGGAAATCAATGCGATCCAGCTCATCAATCTCGATGCCGCGGACATCAACGGCAATGGACGGCCGGAGCTTTTCGTGACGGCCATGGTGAACGGAAAGGTCGTCTCGTGGGTCATCGAGTTCCAGGACGGCGCCTACCGCCGCAGTGCCGATGTTCCGGGTTTCCTGCGCGTCGTCAACTACCCGGGCAAGGGTACGATCCTGCTCGGACAGGCGTACGATCCGGCGACCTTCTATGCCGGACAGCCGAGGCAGTATGTCTGGTCCCAGGGGAAATACACGCCCGGCGAGGAACTCGCATTGCCGAAGGGACTGCCGCTCTACGGATGGACCTACGCGAATGTCGGAGAGCGCCAGCCGCTGCTCGTCGCGCTCGACGAAGATGACCGGCTGGTTGTCTATTCCGGCGATATGATGGCATGGAAGAGCGCGGACACCTATCCCATCATGGACTTTTATGTGTACAAGCCCGTTACGGGCATCTCCGCGGCGCTCGGGAAACAGCCGGACAAGGGCCAGCGTGAGCGGCTCAGAGGCAGGGTGGTGGCTCTCGACCTGAACGGAGACGGCAAGGATGAGATCCTCGTGCCCAAGAACACAACCTCGCTGCTCCTCGGCGGGTTCACGGGCGCTGAACTGTACGGCATGGGCTGGACCGGGGCGCGGTTCGACACGGTCTGGAGCAACAAGGGCGTGCCCGGCCCCGTCTACGACTTCCGCGCCCTGCCCTCGGGCCAGGGAGCCGGGATCGCGGCGCTGGTCAGGACGAAGGGCGGCCTGTTCACCAAGGACCAGCAGCAGGTGATGACCTTTACCATAAAGTGAGGGAGGCCGGGTGCGCGAGGCGCCGCAGGCTGAGGGCGACCGGAAACCCGGCAGAGGAATGAAGACAAAACATCCGACGATTGAAGAACTGCGCGCCCGGGTCGATGGGGCCGGACTTCCGAAGCATGTCGCGATCATCATGGACGGCAACGGGCGTTGGGCGCTGCGAAAAGGGCTGCCGCGGCTCGCGGGGCACAAGCGCGGCGTCGAGACCGTGCGGCGCGTGACCGAAGAGTGCAGGCGGCTCGGCATATCGGTGCTGACGCTCTATGCCTTTTCCGACGAGAACTGGGGCAGGCCCAAGGAGGAGGTGGGATTCCTCATGGACCTGCTCGGCACATTCCTGAAGGCCGAGATCACCACGATGAAGACGAACGGCATCCGGTTCCGGGCCATCGGCAGGATCGAACGCCTGCCGGCATCGGCCAGGACCTGGATCGAGAAGGCCATGGCGGAGACCGCGGACAACACGGGAATGGTGCTGAACCTGGCGCTCTCCTACGGCGGCCGCGGCGAGATCCTCGAGGCGATCAGGCGGCTGTGGTCCGCAAACGGATCGGCATTGGTCGTCACCGAGGAGGCTTTTTCGGCATGCCTCGACACCGCGGGCCTGCCCGATCCCGACCTCATCATCCGAACGAGCGGCGAAAAGCGCATCAGCAACTTCCTTCTATGGCAGGCCGCCTATGCCGAGCTTTATTTCACCGACACGCTCTGGCCTGACTTCGCAGAGATGGACCTCCTGGCCGCGCTCGCGGACTACCAGGGCAGGCAGCGGCGTTTCGGTCTGACCCAGGACCAGCTCGTCCGCAAGTAGCCGGCGCGGGCAATCCACCTGTTCCGGACCCCGGTCCGGGGAGAACAAGAATGCTCACACAAAGGATACTCTCGG contains:
- a CDS encoding isoprenyl transferase translates to MKTKHPTIEELRARVDGAGLPKHVAIIMDGNGRWALRKGLPRLAGHKRGVETVRRVTEECRRLGISVLTLYAFSDENWGRPKEEVGFLMDLLGTFLKAEITTMKTNGIRFRAIGRIERLPASARTWIEKAMAETADNTGMVLNLALSYGGRGEILEAIRRLWSANGSALVVTEEAFSACLDTAGLPDPDLIIRTSGEKRISNFLLWQAAYAELYFTDTLWPDFAEMDLLAALADYQGRQRRFGLTQDQLVRK
- a CDS encoding alpha-amylase/4-alpha-glucanotransferase domain-containing protein; translation: MPKVQFIFAIHNHQPVGNFDFVAEEAYRKSYLPFIELLERHPRIRVTLHYTGILYRYFEKHHPDFIDRLKRLAADGRAEILSGGFYEPILAVLPDEDKVGQIRALSAYIGRVIGRQPEGMWLAERVWEPHMPKFISAAGINHVVVDDFHFKMAGLHDDELDGYYLTEEQDAVVRIFPGSERLRYLIPFHQPEETIAHLSGLRSPERNRLAVMADDGEKFGVWPETYRSVYEEGWLERFFTLIEQNAGWLETTTFSGYLQKEPALGRIYLPTASYMEMGEWSLPPRAMKEYDDVLARAKSGPDFDLIRPFIKGGFWRNFLSKYPESNHMHKRMLMVSRKVREAIDTGRKGSEASRMVDHLYQSQCNDAYWHGVFGGLYLPHLRSAVYEHLIQAEYLADKALKTGRAEGAGGKGTTRKEKASWLDIEAGDFDADGREEVMLNSELLNLFVDPADGGRLAELDWKPRSFNLANTLTRRNEVYHEKLLQLARDAAAGQSGGGAKTIHERVAVKEEGLQDHLTYDRYSRGSLLDHFLGSGADLEGFMRSDYPEAGDFLTGAYVMRSKKTGSRSSVVLERDGAVSGLAVKLHKEISLAGGAPEFTVHYEITNRSKEELNASFGSEFNISLLAGNAPDRYYDIPGHVLDRRNLASTGETNNVSRVSLVDEWLKLKLTLAFSQPAALWRAPVETVSQSEAGFERVYQSSMVMPLWRISLRPGAAWETTITVAIE
- a CDS encoding methyltransferase domain-containing protein produces the protein MLFRRKRIKKLSLYAESLNGKNGLEIGGPSHIFTDRGLIPLYRVMGGIDGCNFCEQTIWQGTLKQGAGNYQYHNKRPGGYQYLLEATGLHGIAPGTYDAVLSSHCIEHSANPIKALSEWIRVLKTGGMLVLVVPHKDGTFDHKRPLTTLEHLILDYDRSTGEGDLGHLPEILEHHDLAMDPPSGDFESFRRRSLQNIENRCLHQHVFDTDLVVRIVDYSGLEILDLQTVLPYHIIVLARKNSGIRHDNSSFLSSSASYQRTSPFSSDRNAR
- a CDS encoding methyltransferase domain-containing protein encodes the protein MTTENEYYSNIRKDILPLLPAQLNRVLEVGCGTGNTLAWLKENRGCEWIGGVEMNRAAATQAAAKLDALYQGNIEQLDLPILPSTLDLILCLDVLEHLVDPWQVTSSLQRLLKPGGSLIISVPNIRNRRILFPLLFKGKWEYTEAGILDKTHLRFFVRETAIKLVESAGFDVDMIRTTGLERKTKKSRIFISLLPESIRSFLILQYVIRGIKPLSGGPPLKGHLKREHSSMRFSRL
- a CDS encoding VCBS repeat-containing protein, giving the protein MKKIIVLFLFVLFLGSAAIAADKPLGVEEFTSVEELAVSLSTYFPKAQGDVKAVQGDRLTLSLAKKDGIIPGMMLTLWRDGKEILHPVTNAVIGRAEDEIGTIEVTSVGEASSTAIMKKKLKDPAVGDRARITPRRINLAVLPIQPDHPEIVRTLVERLNEFGRFNVLDPDKVYAFVRNSKTMGTSTVKELGTAFGLDAVISLGMYPSEGRLMVTARIFYTEDASQLDTIVAMLNLQSKKTSLGEIKPYFVPVKEESTISAELPFVAQSFVSADFEGDGRLEYAFSDGTRVHVYRNEPSGWREVWTEIPAHKPGAVMEWQGQTTVTEEINAIQLINLDAADINGNGRPELFVTAMVNGKVVSWVIEFQDGAYRRSADVPGFLRVVNYPGKGTILLGQAYDPATFYAGQPRQYVWSQGKYTPGEELALPKGLPLYGWTYANVGERQPLLVALDEDDRLVVYSGDMMAWKSADTYPIMDFYVYKPVTGISAALGKQPDKGQRERLRGRVVALDLNGDGKDEILVPKNTTSLLLGGFTGAELYGMGWTGARFDTVWSNKGVPGPVYDFRALPSGQGAGIAALVRTKGGLFTKDQQQVMTFTIK